A region from the Chitinophaga sp. Cy-1792 genome encodes:
- a CDS encoding exo-alpha-sialidase, with amino-acid sequence MNRNNLLTLLLLCVAYICNAQPVTVYRSGTEGYKNFRIPVIVGLPDGKLLAFAEGRVHNAGDFGDINIVMKTSTDNGKSWSPLQVVVDNDTLQAGNAAPVMDLTDPQYPKGRLFLFYNTGNNHEGEVRKGKGLREVWYITSTDAGKTWSSPVNITTQVHRPLQPQVNAAYNFPEDWRSYANTPGHGLQFSRGKYRGRIYIAANHSAGAPQPHFTDYIAHGYYTDDHGKTFHLSDNIPVPGSNESTAAELADGRLMFNTRNQRGDKKMRIVALSNDGGATWASTTFDERLPDPVCEGSLLNIGWKKNAAILAFSNCADTMQRNHLTIRISNENAGAWPVTIPVAATDNTKGDFTAYSDLVLLKNKQLGILYEKNGYTEIVFDAYKIKP; translated from the coding sequence ATGAACAGGAACAACTTATTGACATTATTGCTGCTATGCGTTGCGTATATCTGCAATGCACAGCCGGTAACCGTTTATCGTAGCGGTACAGAAGGGTATAAGAATTTTCGTATACCCGTGATTGTTGGATTGCCGGATGGTAAACTACTGGCATTTGCAGAAGGTCGTGTACATAATGCCGGCGATTTCGGTGATATCAATATCGTGATGAAAACCAGTACCGATAACGGAAAGAGCTGGTCGCCGCTACAGGTAGTGGTAGATAACGATACCTTACAGGCGGGTAACGCTGCGCCGGTAATGGACCTTACAGATCCACAGTACCCAAAGGGCAGGCTATTCCTGTTCTACAATACAGGTAATAACCACGAAGGCGAAGTACGTAAAGGGAAAGGGCTCCGTGAAGTCTGGTATATCACCAGCACAGATGCGGGCAAAACATGGTCATCTCCCGTAAACATCACTACACAGGTACATCGCCCGTTGCAACCACAGGTGAATGCTGCCTACAATTTCCCGGAAGACTGGCGCAGTTATGCCAACACGCCTGGCCATGGATTACAGTTTAGTCGCGGTAAATACCGCGGACGTATATACATTGCTGCCAACCATAGTGCCGGTGCACCACAGCCACATTTTACCGATTATATCGCCCATGGGTATTATACAGATGACCATGGCAAAACCTTTCATTTGTCGGATAATATTCCTGTGCCTGGCTCCAACGAATCTACCGCTGCGGAACTCGCTGATGGCCGCCTGATGTTTAATACACGCAACCAGCGCGGTGATAAAAAGATGCGTATCGTGGCGCTCAGTAATGATGGTGGCGCCACCTGGGCTTCCACTACATTCGATGAGCGTTTGCCGGACCCTGTATGTGAAGGAAGCCTGTTAAATATAGGCTGGAAAAAGAATGCAGCCATACTCGCTTTTTCCAATTGCGCTGATACTATGCAACGTAATCATCTTACCATTCGTATCAGTAATGAAAATGCAGGCGCCTGGCCGGTGACGATACCTGTGGCAGCTACGGATAATACCAAAGGGGATTTTACGGCCTACTCCGACCTGGTATTGCTAAAAAATAAGCAGCTGGGAATATTGTACGAAAAGAATGGTTACACAGAAATAGTGTTTGACGCTTACAAGATCAAACCATGA
- the gap gene encoding type I glyceraldehyde-3-phosphate dehydrogenase → MRIAINGFGRIGRMSLRMLLEKTGIEVVAINDLADIPTLAHLYTYDSVHGPYQGTVEATADSLVIDGKPIRILSERDPLQLPWAAMHIDLVLESTGKFTSRKAAEQHLQAGAKQVIISAPPSDKDIPTVVLGVNDHLVDLTAPILSNASCTTNNVAPMVKVLDDNWGILDGYITTVHSMTGDQNLHDAPHRDLRRARAASASIIPTSTGAAKAITSIFPHLEGRLGGAGIRVPVLNGSLTDFTCILKKQPSSVAEINAKFKEAAETAMKGVLKYTEAPIVSIDVVDNPYSCTFDALLTSIVGDLVKVVGWYDNEFGYSNRIADLIVRIAALKQ, encoded by the coding sequence ATGAGAATAGCGATCAATGGCTTTGGACGTATCGGCAGGATGTCTTTACGTATGCTACTGGAGAAAACAGGTATTGAGGTTGTCGCCATCAATGACCTGGCTGATATCCCGACACTGGCGCACCTATATACGTACGACTCTGTACATGGCCCCTACCAGGGCACTGTGGAGGCTACCGCCGATTCGCTGGTTATTGACGGTAAGCCTATCCGTATCTTATCAGAACGCGATCCGCTGCAATTGCCGTGGGCTGCCATGCATATCGACCTGGTACTGGAATCCACCGGTAAATTTACCAGCAGGAAAGCAGCAGAACAACACCTCCAGGCCGGCGCAAAACAGGTGATCATATCAGCACCTCCGTCAGACAAAGATATACCTACGGTTGTATTAGGTGTAAATGACCACCTGGTGGACCTTACCGCACCTATTCTCTCCAACGCCTCCTGTACCACCAACAACGTGGCGCCAATGGTAAAAGTACTGGACGATAACTGGGGCATCCTCGATGGCTATATTACCACCGTACACTCCATGACCGGAGACCAGAACCTGCACGATGCACCACACAGAGACCTGCGCAGGGCACGTGCCGCTTCCGCCTCCATTATTCCCACCAGCACCGGTGCCGCCAAAGCGATCACCTCAATCTTCCCTCACCTGGAAGGCAGACTGGGTGGCGCAGGCATCCGTGTACCGGTTTTAAACGGCTCCCTGACAGATTTCACCTGCATCCTGAAAAAACAACCTTCCAGCGTTGCGGAAATCAATGCGAAGTTTAAAGAAGCTGCGGAAACAGCCATGAAAGGTGTGCTGAAATATACCGAAGCGCCGATCGTATCTATCGATGTGGTAGATAATCCTTATTCCTGCACCTTCGATGCCCTGCTGACTTCTATCGTGGGTGACCTCGTAAAAGTGGTAGGCTGGTACGATAATGAATTCGGCTACTCCAACCGTATTGCAGACCTGATTGTACGCATTGCAGCGTTGAAACAATAA
- a CDS encoding (Fe-S)-binding protein has product MKVGLFIPCYIDQFYPQVGIATLQLLQKLGCQVEYPQGQTCCGQPMANSGFEHLTHGCNSLFVNHFAAYDYIVGPSGSCVLHIKEHLHDPGREQQATNIRSRIYELTEFLTDVLKVNALPAKFPHKVGLHQSCHGQRGLHLAQMSELVDQPYSKPAKLLGMVEGLELVPLDRTDECCGFGGTFCVTEEAVSVKMGVDRIADHVKHEASVITGTDVSCLMHLEGIINRRNEPLKVMHIAEILNSAY; this is encoded by the coding sequence TTGAAAGTCGGACTTTTTATACCTTGTTACATAGACCAGTTCTATCCACAGGTAGGTATTGCCACGTTACAGCTCCTGCAAAAGCTGGGCTGTCAGGTGGAATATCCACAGGGACAAACCTGTTGTGGCCAACCTATGGCCAATTCAGGATTCGAGCATCTTACTCATGGCTGTAACAGCCTCTTTGTAAATCATTTTGCAGCCTACGACTACATCGTAGGCCCTTCCGGGAGCTGTGTGCTGCATATTAAAGAGCACCTCCATGATCCCGGGCGGGAACAGCAGGCCACCAACATCCGCTCACGGATATACGAACTGACAGAGTTCCTCACCGATGTGCTGAAAGTAAACGCCCTTCCGGCTAAATTTCCGCATAAGGTCGGACTCCATCAGAGCTGCCACGGGCAGCGAGGGCTGCACCTGGCACAGATGAGTGAGCTGGTAGACCAGCCTTACTCCAAGCCTGCAAAGCTGCTGGGCATGGTGGAAGGCCTCGAACTGGTTCCGCTCGATCGTACCGATGAGTGCTGTGGCTTCGGTGGTACTTTCTGTGTTACAGAAGAAGCTGTATCCGTTAAAATGGGCGTAGACCGTATAGCCGATCACGTGAAGCATGAAGCCAGCGTGATTACCGGCACTGATGTCAGCTGCCTGATGCACCTGGAAGGCATCATCAATCGCAGGAATGAACCCCTGAAGGTGATGCACATTGCTGAAATCCTTAATAGCGCATACTAA
- a CDS encoding nitrilase family protein, with the protein MTDTLKIATAQFENRSGDKTFNLGRIRQLAATAASQGAQAVAFHECSITGYTFARNLSEAQMLELAEPIPDGPSIKALTDIAKENNIYILAGLFEKDEHNHLYKAYVCVDKNGLVAKYRKLHPFINPFLRPGNEYVVFDLHGWKCGMLICYDNNVIENVRATALLGAEIIFMPHVTMCTPSPRPGAGFVDPVLWENRETNPTPLRLEFDGMKGRSWLMKWLPARAYDNAIYAVFSNPIGMDDDQLKNGCSMVIDPFGDVIAECRHLGDEVVTATLTREKLQQAGGHRYRQARRPDLYAGIIGQEHNSVQKVVWLNEE; encoded by the coding sequence ATGACAGACACCCTGAAGATCGCCACAGCTCAGTTTGAGAACCGTAGCGGCGACAAAACATTTAACCTGGGGCGTATCCGCCAGCTGGCTGCCACCGCGGCTTCGCAAGGCGCTCAGGCCGTAGCATTCCATGAATGCAGCATTACCGGCTATACCTTTGCCAGAAATTTATCGGAAGCACAAATGCTCGAACTCGCCGAACCTATTCCTGACGGCCCTTCCATCAAAGCACTTACCGATATTGCAAAAGAAAATAATATCTATATTCTCGCAGGATTATTTGAGAAAGATGAACATAATCATCTTTATAAAGCCTATGTATGTGTAGATAAAAATGGCCTCGTTGCCAAATACAGAAAGTTACATCCGTTCATCAATCCATTCCTTCGCCCGGGCAATGAATACGTGGTGTTCGACCTCCATGGCTGGAAATGCGGGATGCTGATCTGTTACGACAACAACGTCATCGAAAATGTACGTGCCACTGCCCTGCTGGGTGCGGAAATTATATTCATGCCGCATGTAACCATGTGTACGCCTAGTCCGCGCCCTGGCGCCGGTTTCGTAGACCCTGTACTCTGGGAAAACCGCGAAACCAATCCTACCCCGCTGCGACTGGAGTTTGACGGTATGAAAGGCCGCTCCTGGCTGATGAAATGGCTGCCGGCACGCGCTTACGACAATGCCATCTACGCGGTATTCTCCAACCCTATCGGCATGGACGACGACCAGCTGAAGAATGGCTGTAGCATGGTGATTGACCCATTCGGCGATGTAATCGCAGAATGCCGCCACCTGGGCGATGAAGTAGTAACGGCTACGCTTACACGAGAAAAACTGCAACAGGCAGGTGGCCACAGGTACCGCCAGGCACGCCGCCCAGACCTTTACGCCGGTATTATCGGGCAGGAACACAACTCCGTACAGAAGGTAGTATGGCTGAATGAAGAATAA
- a CDS encoding helix-turn-helix domain-containing protein, producing MAQPDSANVIFHLAADFVNQTNRHIFLTGKAGTGKTTFLKYIKEHSKKNTVVVAPTGVAAINAGGVTMHSFFQLPFGPFVPGTKRGFTDDVVSSTDRHSLFRNIRFTNDKKALLQEMELLIIDEVSMVRCDMLDAIDVILRHFRNKPLQPFGGVQVLFIGDLYQLPPVIPDDEWALLHQYYNSPFFFAAKAIEQNPPLYIELKKIYRQNEQLFIDVLNRVRNSEVEAEDLELLNGYYNPNFKGEEEEYITLTTHNRKADDINGSRLASMEGRLYSFEGKIEGDFSDKALPTEMMLQLKIGAQVMFLKNDIAQPRRYYNGKIATVKEIDDEEITLVLSGSHEEMKLGKETWRNIRYHFNADENSIEEEEIGSFTQFPIRLAWAITIHKSQGLTFERAIIDAGYAFAPGQVYVALSRCTSLEGLVLHSRIGYGSIKTDPQVIEFAEKESEPNELVVLLEMERKKFQASSLLQMFDWYKMQSLIKSHAIWIEDKKIPDFDAALKITRYLSSIIVQQAEVAARFTVQLHALLDNVTQTGETNQLEERVTKAIGYFTKSLYEEMIKPLQEHMEEVKKAKAKKYHLQLMSLESDFWLKLQQIWEVDYGSLRFNTGLTDYLALRSKPAAGEALPPKAKGKVEKGSSRRGTLELFLQGKTIAEIATVRNLVASTIESHLAQCVESGELELEKFVPEGTVKLIMNHIRELGATAAGPIKERVGDQASFAEIRAVQAHLQRKQREETLQD from the coding sequence ATGGCCCAACCAGATAGCGCGAATGTCATCTTTCACCTGGCGGCAGATTTTGTTAACCAGACCAACCGCCACATCTTTCTTACAGGTAAGGCCGGTACGGGAAAGACTACATTCCTCAAATATATTAAAGAGCATTCTAAGAAGAATACCGTAGTGGTAGCACCGACAGGCGTTGCAGCTATCAACGCAGGCGGCGTTACCATGCACTCTTTTTTTCAGCTGCCCTTCGGGCCCTTTGTGCCCGGCACAAAACGCGGATTCACAGATGATGTGGTCAGCAGCACCGACAGGCACTCGCTTTTCAGGAATATCCGTTTTACAAACGATAAAAAAGCACTGCTCCAGGAAATGGAACTGCTCATCATCGATGAGGTGTCCATGGTACGCTGTGATATGCTGGACGCGATAGATGTTATCCTCCGGCATTTCAGGAACAAGCCACTGCAGCCATTTGGCGGCGTACAGGTCCTGTTCATCGGAGACCTCTATCAGCTGCCACCTGTCATCCCCGACGATGAATGGGCTTTGCTCCACCAATACTACAATTCCCCGTTTTTCTTTGCCGCCAAGGCAATAGAACAAAACCCACCTTTATATATTGAGTTAAAAAAGATATATCGACAGAACGAACAGCTCTTCATCGATGTACTCAATCGTGTAAGGAACAGCGAGGTGGAAGCGGAAGACCTGGAGTTGCTCAACGGCTATTACAACCCGAATTTCAAGGGGGAGGAGGAAGAATATATCACCCTCACCACCCACAACAGGAAAGCGGATGATATCAATGGCAGCAGGCTGGCATCCATGGAAGGCCGGCTGTACAGCTTCGAAGGAAAGATTGAAGGCGACTTCAGCGACAAGGCATTGCCTACGGAAATGATGCTGCAGCTTAAAATCGGCGCCCAGGTGATGTTTCTCAAAAATGATATCGCTCAGCCAAGGCGGTATTATAACGGGAAAATCGCTACTGTAAAAGAAATTGATGACGAAGAAATTACCCTGGTACTCTCCGGCAGCCATGAAGAAATGAAGCTGGGCAAGGAAACCTGGCGTAATATCCGTTACCATTTCAATGCAGATGAAAATAGTATAGAAGAGGAAGAAATAGGCAGTTTCACGCAATTCCCTATCAGGCTGGCATGGGCGATCACCATCCATAAAAGCCAGGGCCTGACGTTCGAACGCGCCATCATCGATGCGGGATATGCCTTTGCTCCCGGTCAGGTGTACGTGGCGCTCAGCCGCTGTACTTCATTGGAAGGACTGGTACTGCACTCCAGAATAGGCTATGGCAGTATCAAAACAGATCCGCAGGTCATCGAATTTGCAGAAAAGGAAAGCGAACCTAATGAGCTGGTAGTGCTGCTGGAAATGGAAAGAAAGAAATTTCAGGCCAGTTCCCTGCTGCAGATGTTCGACTGGTATAAAATGCAGTCGCTCATTAAATCCCACGCCATCTGGATCGAAGACAAGAAAATACCAGACTTTGATGCAGCTCTGAAAATAACCCGCTACCTCTCCAGCATCATCGTGCAACAGGCAGAAGTGGCGGCGAGATTCACCGTGCAGCTACATGCCCTGCTGGACAATGTAACGCAGACAGGTGAGACCAATCAGCTGGAAGAACGGGTAACAAAAGCCATCGGCTATTTCACCAAAAGCCTGTATGAGGAGATGATCAAGCCATTGCAGGAGCATATGGAAGAAGTGAAAAAAGCCAAGGCCAAGAAATACCACCTGCAGCTGATGTCGCTGGAATCTGATTTCTGGTTGAAATTACAGCAGATATGGGAAGTAGATTACGGAAGTCTGCGCTTTAATACCGGCCTTACCGACTACCTGGCGCTGCGCAGCAAGCCGGCAGCAGGGGAAGCCCTTCCGCCGAAGGCCAAAGGAAAGGTAGAAAAGGGCAGCAGCCGTCGGGGTACGCTGGAATTATTCCTCCAGGGCAAAACGATTGCCGAAATAGCCACTGTCCGCAACCTCGTGGCAAGTACCATTGAGAGCCACCTGGCACAGTGTGTAGAATCCGGAGAGCTGGAACTGGAGAAATTTGTGCCGGAAGGGACAGTGAAGCTGATCATGAACCACATCAGGGAGCTGGGAGCTACCGCTGCGGGCCCTATCAAGGAGCGTGTAGGGGATCAGGCCAGCTTCGCAGAAATAAGGGCTGTTCAGGCCCATTTGCAGCGTAAGCAACGTGAAGAAACCTTGCAGGATTAA
- a CDS encoding LutB/LldF family L-lactate oxidation iron-sulfur protein, whose amino-acid sequence MNSTIHDHAALAGKFNENEPRVNWHDETLWWVRKKRDRMAWSVSGWEQLREAASQIKRHVLGNLHDYLTQFEQQAIQNGATVHWAADAAEHNKIVLDILQRHNVKRMVKSKSMLTEECHLNPHLEAHGIEVIDTDLGERIVQLAKEPPSHIVLPCIHKKKEEIGELFHEHLGTPAGNADPQFLTAAARQHLRKEFLEADAAITGVNFAVAATGEMVVCTNEGNADMGAHLAKVHIACMGIEKIIPQRAHLGVFLRLLARSATGQPITTYSSHFRQPRAGQELHIVLVDNGRSRQLGREDFRNSLKCIRCGACMNTCPVYRRSGGHSYHTAVAGPIGSILAPNLDMKDYADLPFASTLCGSCSNVCPVKIDIHQQLYKWRQVIVKEGYATTGKKMGMQMMTTVLSSPKTFKTAGKMGRWVLRAFPGMVNNRMNPWYKQRNMPEAPKVSFAEWYAKNNNNEQQG is encoded by the coding sequence ATGAACAGCACGATACATGATCATGCCGCCCTGGCTGGAAAGTTCAACGAGAACGAACCGCGGGTAAACTGGCACGACGAAACCCTCTGGTGGGTACGGAAGAAAAGAGACCGGATGGCCTGGTCTGTTAGTGGTTGGGAACAGCTGAGAGAAGCCGCCTCACAGATCAAAAGGCATGTGCTGGGTAACCTGCACGACTATCTCACACAGTTCGAGCAGCAGGCCATTCAGAATGGCGCCACCGTACACTGGGCCGCAGATGCAGCGGAGCATAATAAAATCGTACTCGATATCCTCCAGCGCCATAACGTAAAACGTATGGTGAAGAGTAAATCCATGCTGACGGAAGAATGTCACCTGAACCCTCACCTCGAAGCACACGGTATCGAAGTAATAGATACGGACCTCGGCGAGCGCATTGTGCAGCTGGCAAAGGAACCACCCAGTCATATCGTATTACCCTGCATTCATAAGAAGAAAGAAGAGATAGGGGAGTTGTTCCACGAACACCTGGGAACACCTGCCGGCAATGCTGATCCTCAGTTTCTGACAGCAGCAGCACGTCAGCATCTCCGTAAGGAATTCCTGGAAGCAGACGCCGCTATTACCGGCGTTAATTTCGCTGTCGCAGCAACCGGAGAAATGGTAGTATGTACCAACGAAGGTAATGCCGATATGGGAGCACATCTTGCCAAAGTACATATCGCATGTATGGGCATAGAAAAGATAATCCCGCAGCGCGCACACCTGGGAGTGTTTCTGCGCTTACTGGCGAGGAGTGCAACCGGACAGCCTATTACCACCTATTCCAGTCATTTCCGTCAGCCGCGTGCCGGACAGGAACTGCACATCGTATTGGTGGATAATGGCCGTTCCAGGCAGCTGGGAAGAGAGGATTTCAGAAACTCACTGAAGTGTATCCGTTGCGGTGCATGCATGAATACCTGCCCTGTATACCGCAGAAGCGGCGGACATAGTTATCATACCGCTGTAGCGGGCCCTATCGGTTCTATTCTGGCACCTAACCTGGATATGAAGGATTATGCTGACCTGCCTTTTGCTTCCACCTTATGTGGCTCCTGCTCGAATGTTTGTCCGGTTAAGATAGATATCCATCAGCAGTTATATAAATGGAGACAGGTAATAGTGAAAGAAGGATATGCAACTACTGGTAAAAAGATGGGTATGCAGATGATGACGACCGTGTTATCATCTCCCAAAACTTTTAAAACAGCGGGTAAGATGGGCAGATGGGTACTACGTGCATTTCCCGGAATGGTAAACAACCGTATGAATCCATGGTACAAACAACGCAATATGCCGGAAGCACCGAAGGTCTCTTTTGCAGAATGGTACGCTAAAAACAACAACAATGAGCAGCAGGGATAA
- a CDS encoding sialate O-acetylesterase — protein sequence MIRYILLIAGIVSTMAVAAQLKVAPVFGDHMVLQRNKPLHVYGKGLPGTQISGLFKHQHATTVVQQDSSWLLIFPAFAAAAKPDVLTVTDKRDTITLTDLLVGDVWLCAGQSNMEFPLADDLHAKETLAAAAIPHLRLLQENKATSTYAVPYTIRDTVQLHPEKYFSGSWKRADAAAARPFSAVGYYFGRKIAATTGVPIGLINVAVGGSPCEAWIRPAAGRAVEQVQSVFEGNWWQNAALEPWCIQRGHENLDSLLAKGVQPPANELGYRHPFQPGFLYEAGVMPFLQLQIKGVIWYQGESNALSAERVEQHSVLFPLMVADWRKQWQDTTLPFYFCQISSISTEKGYKSENWPGFRDAQRRMAGSIPYSGMAVTSDVGHRTNIHPKEKRTVGERLALVALHNSYADKHVATGPLPLKVSYRDDEVVIEFDGRLYTADKQALRGFSLEAGVEVPAVINGNTVHIKALRKPETVYYGWQPYTDANLVNAAGLPASTMKLTIP from the coding sequence ATGATTAGATACATTTTACTGATTGCCGGGATAGTATCCACTATGGCGGTTGCTGCGCAATTGAAGGTGGCGCCGGTGTTTGGAGACCATATGGTGTTGCAGCGAAATAAACCTTTGCATGTTTATGGTAAAGGATTGCCGGGTACGCAGATTAGTGGCTTGTTTAAACACCAGCATGCAACGACGGTCGTACAGCAGGATAGCTCCTGGTTACTGATATTTCCTGCATTTGCGGCAGCAGCAAAACCTGATGTGTTAACGGTCACGGATAAACGGGATACGATTACTTTAACAGATTTGCTGGTGGGAGATGTCTGGTTATGTGCCGGACAATCTAATATGGAATTTCCATTGGCAGACGATCTTCATGCAAAAGAAACCTTGGCGGCAGCAGCTATACCTCATCTGCGGCTCTTACAGGAAAACAAGGCTACTAGTACCTACGCGGTACCCTATACGATCAGGGACACCGTGCAGTTACATCCGGAAAAATATTTCAGTGGCAGCTGGAAAAGAGCCGATGCTGCGGCAGCACGGCCTTTCTCCGCTGTAGGTTATTATTTCGGCAGGAAGATAGCTGCTACCACGGGTGTGCCGATAGGACTCATTAACGTGGCGGTAGGTGGTAGTCCGTGTGAAGCCTGGATCAGGCCTGCCGCAGGACGCGCTGTAGAGCAAGTACAGTCAGTGTTTGAAGGTAACTGGTGGCAGAATGCTGCCTTGGAGCCCTGGTGTATTCAGCGCGGCCACGAAAACCTGGATTCACTGCTGGCAAAGGGTGTACAGCCACCAGCCAATGAACTGGGCTACCGGCATCCTTTTCAGCCCGGCTTCCTCTATGAAGCAGGCGTGATGCCGTTTTTGCAGCTGCAAATAAAAGGGGTTATCTGGTACCAGGGTGAAAGCAACGCCCTGAGTGCGGAACGTGTGGAGCAGCATAGCGTGTTATTTCCATTGATGGTGGCCGACTGGCGAAAACAATGGCAGGATACCACACTACCTTTCTATTTCTGTCAGATTTCAAGTATCAGTACAGAAAAAGGTTATAAGTCTGAAAACTGGCCTGGTTTCCGTGATGCACAGCGCCGTATGGCCGGAAGTATACCATATAGCGGTATGGCTGTTACCAGTGATGTAGGGCATCGTACCAATATTCACCCTAAAGAAAAACGTACGGTAGGAGAGCGATTGGCGCTGGTGGCCCTGCATAATAGTTACGCAGATAAACATGTGGCCACAGGTCCGTTGCCATTAAAAGTGAGTTACAGGGATGATGAGGTAGTTATTGAATTTGACGGCAGATTATACACCGCAGATAAACAGGCGCTGAGAGGGTTTTCACTCGAAGCAGGCGTGGAGGTACCCGCGGTTATTAATGGTAATACGGTACATATCAAAGCACTTCGTAAGCCAGAAACAGTTTACTATGGCTGGCAGCCGTATACAGATGCTAACCTCGTAAACGCCGCAGGCCTGCCTGCATCAACGATGAAACTTACAATACCGTAA
- a CDS encoding family 20 glycosylhydrolase: MRKLICLLLFCLANGLRAQTPPAVIPFPVGYEYTLGAPVTDMKQFRKIYYSTAFKEEALLLQSWLQQHKIKTDLQELTPDAYPKGAGIILQHTADVNDGESYGLEILASEIRLRAGTATGIFYGIQTLQQLAVGNRLPLCSMEDRPAFSWRGYMVDVGRNYQSVPLLKQQIDMMAHYKLNVFQFHFTEDIAWRWEVPGFPQLTADSTMIRDKGKYYTNDDIRELMQYCAARHILFVPEIDMPGHSAAFKRAMGVDMQSDSGMLLLKQVVGIFLDTFKVQYLHVGGDEVKIIKKDFLPEMICYIESKGVTTLGWDPGGNIPATTIHQLWMRDGAVKRDVRYLDSRHLYLNHMDPLESVMTIWQRRICDTVKGNNNRLGAVLCLWNDRRVAAEADLLRMNPVYPAMMAFAERSWRGGGEPGWRTNIERKDLAGFKEFEVRLLKHQQRYFKKIPFPYSRQSDMQWDITTSAGDTAKAIGGTVVLRHFWAPLVQGVLPDPHDSTTVYATTKLYFSKDTIVPVWIGFYNLSRSTASNTPAAGTWDNKGSSVTVNGRVIAPPRWQYAGRKGNSEEPLADEGYEYRAPTNIYFKKGMNTVKITAPVQAFTSADWNNPVKWMFTFLPLTKIVNND; this comes from the coding sequence ATGAGAAAACTAATCTGTCTGCTGCTGTTTTGTTTAGCCAATGGGTTGCGGGCGCAAACACCGCCGGCAGTCATACCTTTTCCTGTTGGATATGAATATACGTTAGGTGCTCCGGTTACAGATATGAAGCAGTTCCGGAAAATCTATTATTCAACTGCTTTTAAGGAAGAAGCGCTGCTGTTGCAGTCCTGGCTACAGCAGCATAAAATAAAAACAGATTTGCAGGAGCTGACGCCGGATGCCTATCCAAAGGGAGCTGGTATTATACTGCAACACACCGCTGATGTAAATGACGGTGAATCCTATGGTCTGGAAATTTTAGCCTCGGAGATCAGGCTTCGTGCCGGAACCGCCACCGGGATATTTTATGGTATCCAAACATTACAACAACTGGCTGTCGGAAACAGGCTACCACTATGCTCCATGGAGGACAGGCCTGCTTTTTCCTGGCGTGGTTATATGGTGGATGTAGGCAGAAATTACCAAAGCGTGCCGTTGCTGAAGCAACAGATTGACATGATGGCACACTATAAGCTGAATGTTTTTCAATTTCATTTTACAGAAGATATCGCATGGCGCTGGGAGGTACCGGGTTTTCCGCAACTCACGGCTGATAGTACAATGATCCGTGACAAGGGGAAATATTATACCAATGACGATATACGTGAGCTGATGCAGTATTGCGCTGCGAGGCATATTCTTTTTGTGCCGGAGATAGACATGCCGGGTCATAGTGCAGCCTTCAAACGTGCGATGGGAGTAGATATGCAAAGCGATAGCGGAATGTTATTGTTAAAGCAGGTGGTAGGCATCTTCCTGGATACTTTTAAAGTGCAATATCTGCATGTTGGTGGCGATGAGGTAAAGATTATTAAGAAGGATTTTTTACCGGAGATGATCTGCTATATTGAATCCAAAGGCGTTACAACACTGGGCTGGGACCCTGGTGGAAATATCCCTGCTACTACCATTCATCAGCTATGGATGCGTGATGGTGCCGTGAAACGGGATGTCCGCTACCTGGATTCAAGACATCTCTACCTCAATCATATGGATCCGCTGGAGAGTGTGATGACCATCTGGCAACGTCGTATATGCGATACCGTAAAGGGTAATAATAACCGTTTGGGGGCTGTGCTCTGTTTATGGAACGATCGTAGGGTGGCCGCAGAAGCTGATCTGCTGCGCATGAATCCCGTATATCCTGCTATGATGGCTTTTGCAGAACGTAGCTGGCGAGGCGGAGGAGAGCCAGGTTGGCGCACAAATATTGAGAGGAAGGATCTCGCCGGTTTCAAAGAGTTTGAAGTAAGATTATTGAAACACCAGCAACGGTATTTTAAAAAGATACCTTTTCCGTATAGCCGGCAAAGTGATATGCAGTGGGATATTACAACATCAGCTGGTGATACGGCGAAAGCGATTGGCGGTACAGTGGTGCTGCGGCATTTCTGGGCGCCATTGGTGCAGGGGGTATTGCCTGATCCGCATGACAGTACTACCGTATACGCCACTACGAAACTGTATTTTTCAAAAGATACCATTGTGCCGGTTTGGATAGGGTTTTATAACCTTTCCCGTTCCACGGCCAGTAATACACCTGCTGCCGGCACCTGGGACAACAAAGGGAGCAGCGTAACCGTCAATGGCCGCGTTATTGCACCGCCCCGGTGGCAGTATGCCGGCCGTAAAGGGAACTCCGAAGAACCACTGGCAGATGAAGGTTATGAATACCGCGCTCCAACGAATATCTATTTCAAAAAAGGAATGAATACAGTGAAGATAACTGCTCCCGTGCAGGCTTTTACCAGTGCCGACTGGAATAATCCGGTGAAATGGATGTTTACTTTTCTGCCATTAACAAAAATAGTGAACAATGATTAG